Proteins from a genomic interval of bacterium:
- a CDS encoding 1-acyl-sn-glycerol-3-phosphate acyltransferase, whose product MLYRIRAEGVENVPSDGGVMVASNHASMLDPPCVGVCIPREITYFAKKELFSIPGFGQFIAAVNSLPVDRRGFSRSALKEIIDRLKAGWAVLIFPEGTRTRTGDFLEPKSGAGMIAVTADTLIVPCWVEGSYRAKPFFSRITVHFLPPFKPSEIVAETKKDHYLLVSKRIMYDITNLYKTHMAVRNEAKSKEQ is encoded by the coding sequence ATGTTATATCGTATTCGCGCAGAAGGGGTAGAAAACGTCCCGTCCGACGGTGGTGTCATGGTGGCGTCGAACCACGCCTCTATGCTCGATCCGCCGTGCGTTGGTGTCTGTATTCCCCGCGAGATCACGTATTTTGCAAAAAAAGAGCTCTTTTCGATCCCCGGTTTCGGCCAGTTTATCGCGGCTGTGAACTCGCTTCCGGTGGATCGCAGAGGATTCAGCCGGAGCGCACTGAAAGAGATCATCGACCGTCTGAAAGCAGGATGGGCTGTTCTCATTTTCCCCGAGGGAACCCGTACGCGAACAGGCGATTTTCTCGAACCGAAAAGCGGGGCCGGAATGATTGCGGTTACAGCGGATACACTGATTGTACCATGCTGGGTTGAGGGTTCATACAGGGCAAAACCGTTCTTTTCACGGATCACCGTGCACTTCCTCCCGCCGTTCAAACCATCGGAAATTGTGGCTGAAACGAAAAAAGATCATTATTTACTTGTGTCAAAACGAATAATGTATGATATTACAAATCTATATAAAACGCATATGGCCGTGCGTAATGAGGCCAAATCCAAAGAACAATAA
- the cmk gene encoding (d)CMP kinase codes for MRRKPIIAIDGPVGAGKSTTARKVAGKLGFLYVDTGAMYRSVTLDVLNNGVDPADETGVCRVAVSSKVELKIGENGQRTFLNGADVTDRIRDRDVTNAVSAVSAMRCVRARMTEIQRELGCDGGIVMEGRDIGTVVFPLAEIKIYLDASMEVRAKRRYDELVPKDPAILFEELLAEIRERDRANMMREIAPLRKADDAIVIDTTNMTFDEQVDAIVSIVRERSDVDKNK; via the coding sequence ATACGCCGTAAGCCTATTATCGCCATCGATGGTCCTGTGGGAGCGGGAAAGAGCACGACTGCCCGGAAGGTGGCCGGAAAGCTCGGATTCCTGTATGTCGACACCGGCGCCATGTACCGGTCGGTGACGCTCGATGTGCTCAACAATGGAGTCGATCCGGCCGATGAGACCGGTGTCTGCCGTGTTGCCGTCAGCTCAAAGGTGGAGCTTAAAATCGGCGAGAACGGTCAGCGGACTTTTCTCAACGGCGCGGATGTGACCGACAGGATACGCGACCGTGATGTGACGAATGCCGTGTCGGCGGTCAGCGCCATGAGGTGTGTTCGCGCGCGGATGACCGAAATACAGCGTGAGCTTGGTTGTGACGGCGGCATCGTGATGGAGGGGCGCGATATCGGCACTGTGGTATTTCCCCTTGCGGAAATCAAGATATATCTCGATGCGTCGATGGAAGTAAGGGCAAAACGGCGGTATGACGAGCTTGTACCCAAAGACCCCGCGATTTTATTTGAGGAGCTGCTCGCGGAAATCAGGGAGCGTGACCGTGCAAACATGATGCGGGAGATAGCACCGCTTCGGAAAGCCGATGACGCCATAGTGATCGATACGACGAATATGACCTTTGATGAACAGGTCGATGCGATCGTATCAATTGTGAGGGAACGGTCTGATGTTGACAAGAATAAATAA
- a CDS encoding rRNA pseudouridine synthase yields MSSVRLNRYMSVSGAAARRKGEILIRDGRVTVNGAVVTDPAFSVSTGDAVMLDGKPLILEARRRYYVLNKPTGVIVSRGDTHGRATVFDLFAESMDGIFPVGRLDEDTSGVLLLTDDGDLAYRLTHPSYGVEKVYRAEVEGEVSAGDIRRTGEGIVLDDGPASPARMIVLSIGSGVSLVEIVLHEGRKRQVRRMMERLGHPVRVLERISFGGITAKHLPLGSFRPLTGEEIEHLHNESCMKRSRKRNDTP; encoded by the coding sequence ATGAGTTCTGTGCGGCTCAATCGTTACATGTCAGTAAGCGGCGCTGCGGCAAGGCGTAAAGGCGAAATACTCATCCGGGACGGGCGTGTTACGGTTAATGGGGCGGTCGTGACGGACCCGGCTTTCAGTGTAAGTACCGGCGATGCGGTGATGCTCGATGGAAAACCGCTGATACTGGAGGCGCGGCGACGGTATTATGTTCTGAACAAACCGACGGGGGTCATCGTGTCGAGAGGCGACACGCACGGAAGAGCGACTGTTTTCGACCTGTTCGCTGAGTCGATGGATGGAATCTTTCCCGTGGGCCGGCTCGATGAGGATACATCGGGTGTTCTGCTGCTCACCGATGACGGTGACCTGGCATACCGCCTGACACATCCTTCGTACGGGGTGGAAAAGGTATACCGCGCAGAGGTCGAGGGGGAAGTTTCCGCCGGGGATATCCGCAGGACAGGGGAGGGTATCGTTCTCGATGACGGTCCCGCGTCGCCGGCGCGTATGATAGTTCTCTCGATCGGGAGCGGAGTTTCCCTCGTCGAGATAGTTCTCCATGAGGGCCGTAAACGCCAGGTACGCAGGATGATGGAAAGGCTGGGGCATCCGGTGCGCGTTCTCGAACGGATTTCGTTCGGCGGTATCACCGCGAAGCATCTTCCCCTTGGATCGTTCAGGCCGCTGACAGGGGAGGAGATCGAGCACCTGCACAACGAATCGTGTATGAAACGGAGCAGAAAACGGAATGATACGCCGTAA
- the scpB gene encoding SMC-Scp complex subunit ScpB: protein MSAQITQTRIIEAVLFASDAPVEPEKLSLIAGGLSDHEILDIIDSLNREYEEQLRPFRIVEVAGGFQYETLAQYGPFVEKLFHSRTRPKLSRASLETLAIVAYKQPISRAEIDALRGVDSDTPIRTLINRDLIEIAGRSDSVGKPLLYGTTREFLRYFGLNDIKDLPGADELASMFDGSEIEPVSPDQLRLDETITGAPSEADSAGGSEKQTP, encoded by the coding sequence ATGAGCGCTCAGATAACACAGACCAGGATAATTGAGGCTGTTCTGTTTGCTTCGGATGCACCGGTCGAGCCCGAAAAGCTCAGCTTGATTGCCGGGGGGCTTTCGGATCACGAAATTCTCGATATAATCGACAGCCTCAACCGCGAGTATGAAGAACAGCTCCGGCCATTCCGGATAGTCGAGGTTGCCGGCGGTTTTCAGTATGAAACTCTTGCACAGTACGGCCCGTTTGTGGAGAAACTTTTCCATTCCCGGACAAGGCCCAAACTGTCGAGAGCTTCGCTTGAAACCCTCGCAATCGTCGCCTACAAGCAGCCCATCTCCCGTGCTGAAATCGATGCGCTCAGGGGAGTCGACTCCGATACGCCCATCCGGACGCTCATCAACCGCGATCTCATAGAGATTGCCGGCAGGAGCGATTCGGTGGGAAAACCGCTTCTCTATGGAACGACAAGGGAATTTCTCCGGTATTTCGGTTTGAACGACATAAAAGACCTTCCCGGCGCCGATGAGCTTGCTTCAATGTTCGACGGGAGTGAAATCGAACCGGTTTCACCCGATCAGCTTCGGCTCGATGAAACGATAACCGGTGCTCCGTCCGAAGCGGACAGTGCAGGCGGTTCGGAAAAGCAAACCCCATAA
- a CDS encoding segregation/condensation protein A: MTEYLPIMQDNDNKLDIHDSDFRKTTAASPEPARDFRINISVFEGPIDLLLYLIRKNELDIHEISLARIAKEYLDYVEIIKLIDLEMAGDFIVIASTLMKIKARSLFSREGNDEEATEGDEVKNELIRYLLEYQKLGGVAEKLAEKEASRLGIFPRGGEKQRIGDSIPQGEQAPEYMLFDLLTALRDILAAAPKTETHEVELLNITSEMKQQEIMEIIKSHGKVDFIDLVNGQPRLIIVLIFIAMLELIKKRLIRIRQSKQFGRIVLYERSDNTDQDN, from the coding sequence ATGACAGAATACTTGCCGATTATGCAGGATAACGACAATAAGCTTGACATCCATGATAGCGACTTTCGAAAAACCACCGCTGCATCGCCCGAACCGGCCCGTGATTTTCGTATAAACATATCCGTTTTCGAGGGGCCGATAGATCTCCTTCTCTATCTCATACGAAAGAATGAACTCGATATTCATGAGATATCTCTTGCCCGGATAGCGAAAGAGTATCTCGATTACGTGGAGATTATCAAGCTTATTGACCTTGAGATGGCCGGGGATTTTATCGTTATCGCCTCGACGCTCATGAAAATCAAGGCCCGGAGCCTTTTCTCACGGGAGGGAAATGATGAGGAGGCAACCGAAGGCGATGAAGTCAAAAACGAGCTGATCCGTTACCTTCTCGAATATCAGAAGCTTGGCGGTGTTGCGGAGAAACTCGCCGAGAAAGAAGCTTCCCGCCTGGGGATATTCCCTCGCGGAGGCGAAAAGCAGCGGATCGGCGATTCCATCCCGCAGGGTGAACAGGCCCCTGAATACATGCTGTTCGACCTTTTGACCGCTTTGCGCGATATTCTGGCGGCCGCTCCCAAAACCGAGACCCATGAAGTGGAGCTTCTCAATATAACGTCGGAAATGAAACAGCAGGAGATCATGGAGATAATAAAATCCCATGGCAAGGTCGATTTCATCGATCTGGTGAATGGGCAGCCGAGACTCATTATTGTCCTGATCTTTATCGCCATGCTTGAGCTGATAAAGAAGAGACTGATCAGGATACGACAATCGAAACAGTTTGGACGGATAGTTCTGTATGAGCGCTCAGATAACACAGACCAGGATAATTGA
- a CDS encoding HNH endonuclease — MLDSQVLLLNNDYEPLTICTARRAIIMVWAGKAEVIESNGNYVHSVSTTFSIPTIIRLLMYIQAKHVWNIQLSKQNILKRDHKTCQYCGTTEGYMTVDHVIPRSQGGNDTWENLVCACSSCNNKKGDRTLEQAGMKLIKPPHKPNFRTFLFSRGTLVNTWQPYLKI, encoded by the coding sequence ATGCTTGACAGTCAGGTTCTTCTTTTGAATAACGATTATGAGCCGCTTACCATCTGTACGGCCAGAAGAGCCATTATTATGGTCTGGGCGGGAAAAGCCGAGGTCATCGAATCGAACGGCAATTATGTCCATTCTGTGAGCACGACGTTCAGTATACCCACCATAATACGGCTGCTTATGTATATTCAGGCGAAACATGTGTGGAATATACAGCTTTCAAAACAGAATATTCTCAAGCGCGACCATAAAACATGTCAGTATTGCGGTACGACCGAGGGATACATGACTGTCGATCATGTTATTCCCCGGAGCCAGGGCGGAAATGATACCTGGGAGAATCTCGTCTGCGCCTGTTCTTCATGCAATAACAAAAAAGGCGACCGGACACTCGAACAGGCGGGGATGAAGCTTATAAAACCCCCCCATAAACCGAATTTCAGGACTTTCCTGTTCAGCAGAGGCACGCTGGTCAATACCTGGCAGCCGTATTTGAAAATATGA
- the ftsY gene encoding signal recognition particle-docking protein FtsY, with protein sequence MAFDFFKKITESLSKTRTQLMGSLAGIFSFGNKITDAVLNEVEDVLYTADIGVHATELLVGELRNRAVEINSGKIDPFMVLKETMLSLIARFGQGTKLLSGDARPHVILVVGVNGVGKTTTIGKLAMRFRNEGRSVLLAACDTFRAAAVEQLEIWAERAGAEFIKAHEGADPASVAFDSIMRAKARSTDVVIIDTAGRLHTSRNLMEELKKIRRVLGKADATAPHETLLVLDATNGQNALTQAEVFQRDLSITGIVLTKLDGTAKGGIVISIIDKLGVPIKLIGIGESIGDLRDFDPGAFIDALFMIDEKNGRMKSVSP encoded by the coding sequence ATGGCATTTGATTTTTTTAAAAAAATAACTGAATCGCTCAGTAAGACAAGAACCCAGCTCATGGGTTCACTCGCCGGAATATTTTCATTCGGTAATAAAATAACCGATGCTGTATTGAACGAGGTGGAGGATGTTCTTTACACCGCCGATATCGGTGTCCACGCTACCGAGCTTCTTGTCGGAGAACTCCGAAACCGGGCGGTAGAGATTAACTCCGGTAAAATCGATCCTTTTATGGTGTTGAAGGAGACCATGCTTTCGCTTATTGCCCGTTTCGGGCAGGGCACAAAGCTGTTATCCGGTGATGCGCGCCCGCATGTTATCCTCGTCGTGGGAGTAAACGGTGTTGGCAAAACCACGACCATCGGTAAACTCGCCATGCGTTTCCGGAACGAAGGCCGCTCGGTTCTGCTTGCCGCCTGTGATACCTTCAGGGCAGCGGCGGTGGAGCAGCTTGAAATCTGGGCTGAACGTGCCGGAGCGGAATTCATCAAGGCTCACGAGGGCGCAGACCCGGCTTCCGTGGCCTTCGATTCCATCATGAGGGCAAAAGCGCGTTCGACCGATGTGGTTATCATCGATACCGCGGGAAGGCTGCATACATCGCGGAATCTCATGGAGGAATTGAAAAAAATACGGCGGGTGCTGGGAAAAGCCGATGCGACGGCGCCTCATGAAACGCTGCTTGTTCTCGATGCGACAAACGGCCAGAATGCGCTCACCCAGGCTGAGGTGTTTCAGCGTGACCTGAGCATCACGGGGATCGTTCTGACCAAGCTCGACGGCACCGCAAAGGGAGGCATCGTCATTTCCATTATCGATAAGCTTGGTGTCCCGATAAAGCTTATCGGTATCGGCGAAAGTATCGGGGACCTCCGCGATTTCGATCCCGGCGCGTTCATCGACGCCCTGTTTATGATTGATGAAAAAAATGGCAGAATGAAGAGCGTTTCACCGTGA
- a CDS encoding diguanylate cyclase, translating to MKNKKPKILIIDNEYEICNLFKDFFDFMGYDSAYETDGKKALDELESLTYDVLFVDLKLDNLSGIEILKKSKDIHPLSEVIVVTGYGSDETVLSTLNSGALSYIQKPISFSEIKIQTEIALSKCLFNEKTNEIANLLAKKQQPVLFDHFKNIINFDKFSTFLNLSIDIETLADSILTGISEIIVSKYYSFLFLDEVNREIVIFSRDPIKRSVLSVIDKDIAAFFEGLLNKKLETSYNIRASLSSSIQEDGKESISPMLTSLFVPLLVENTIQGVLGLSNIDEPLPDDALDLLRLVSVRASNVLNNATLHRDTKLLALTDGLTGLLNHRAFHERLISEFERYRRYGSFISLIIADFDYLKDINDTYGHPVGDEILRKIGDILRETSRESDVLARYGGDEFVILLPQTNLKNACNMAERIRKKVYTNTFSIQGQNLKSTLTMGVSAVPQEDIDSPEDLFESADRALYEAKRSGKNRVFVAGQMN from the coding sequence ATGAAAAATAAAAAACCCAAAATCCTTATAATCGATAATGAGTACGAAATCTGTAACCTTTTTAAAGATTTCTTTGATTTTATGGGTTACGATTCCGCATATGAAACCGATGGGAAAAAAGCTCTTGATGAGCTGGAATCACTGACGTATGACGTATTATTTGTTGATCTGAAACTTGATAATCTGAGCGGAATCGAAATACTCAAAAAGTCAAAGGATATTCATCCTTTGTCTGAAGTAATTGTTGTGACCGGTTACGGCAGCGACGAGACGGTGTTAAGTACACTGAACTCTGGCGCGTTGTCGTATATCCAGAAACCGATCTCGTTTTCCGAGATAAAGATTCAGACCGAGATAGCTCTTTCAAAATGTCTGTTTAATGAGAAAACAAACGAGATTGCGAATCTTCTGGCAAAAAAACAACAACCGGTACTTTTCGATCACTTTAAAAACATCATTAATTTCGATAAATTTTCAACATTCCTCAATCTGAGTATTGATATCGAAACCCTTGCCGATTCGATATTGACCGGTATATCGGAAATCATTGTCAGCAAATATTATTCATTTCTGTTTCTCGATGAAGTCAACCGCGAAATCGTGATTTTCTCACGCGATCCGATCAAACGTTCGGTCCTATCGGTCATCGATAAGGATATAGCGGCGTTTTTCGAGGGATTGCTCAACAAAAAACTGGAAACATCATACAACATACGGGCATCTTTGTCATCATCGATACAAGAGGATGGTAAAGAAAGTATTTCGCCCATGCTGACGAGCCTGTTTGTCCCTCTTCTTGTCGAGAACACCATTCAGGGTGTTCTGGGACTCTCGAATATCGATGAACCTTTGCCGGACGATGCTCTGGACCTGCTTCGCCTCGTTTCGGTGCGGGCATCGAATGTTCTCAACAATGCGACGCTCCATCGGGATACCAAACTGCTTGCTCTGACGGACGGGCTTACGGGGCTGTTGAATCACCGCGCGTTCCATGAACGTCTGATAAGTGAATTCGAGCGATACCGCCGTTATGGATCCTTCATCTCACTCATAATCGCCGATTTCGATTATCTCAAGGATATCAATGATACGTATGGCCATCCGGTTGGTGATGAGATACTTAGAAAAATCGGCGATATTCTCCGGGAAACTTCCCGTGAGTCGGATGTCCTTGCTCGGTATGGCGGAGATGAATTTGTCATACTCCTGCCTCAGACAAATCTGAAAAACGCATGTAATATGGCTGAGCGTATCAGAAAAAAGGTATATACCAATACATTTTCCATACAGGGCCAGAACCTGAAAAGCACCCTGACCATGGGGGTGTCCGCAGTACCTCAAGAAGATATCGACTCACCTGAAGATCTCTTTGAATCTGCCGACCGCGCGCTCTACGAAGCAAAACGATCCGGGAAAAACCGGGTGTTTGTAGCAGGTCAGATGAATTAG
- a CDS encoding nucleotidyltransferase family protein → MICSPEQLLLFFSSLADISDSVRSRADAVLRGAVDWNYLSCAAVNLDVSPGLLELLAGKEDTVDRRILERLVSSSARCAGETASMRELWCEVSSLLTKGGFDQIPLKGCDPRIAHGARRKSNPMVDVDILIRRADTEYVGEYLENNGYLYLGARSGSHMNFCTDETNPRFIEIHWDLVNRNNPLHRRLFSPLLDALWERSITMNGQRLLCGEDMISYLACHAVKEYFHNPKWLSDIAWIIENRLYLSDPGLMKFVTGEWGISKALGIIAEALDYHLRTTYLEQVLACGAVKPDMMGRYVAKRLLRYDRLRSLRPVIFFAVASPPFGMMRVLAGSVQRVVQKSFPR, encoded by the coding sequence ATGATATGCAGTCCTGAACAGCTTCTCCTGTTTTTTTCGTCGTTGGCGGATATAAGCGATTCGGTGCGTTCGCGGGCTGATGCGGTTCTTCGGGGCGCGGTGGACTGGAATTATCTTTCCTGCGCGGCGGTGAATCTCGATGTAAGTCCCGGCCTGCTTGAGCTCCTTGCCGGAAAAGAAGATACGGTCGATAGACGGATTCTGGAAAGGCTTGTCAGCTCATCGGCGCGTTGTGCGGGCGAAACCGCATCCATGCGGGAGCTCTGGTGTGAGGTCTCTTCGTTGTTGACGAAGGGCGGATTCGACCAGATACCGCTTAAAGGATGCGATCCGCGTATTGCCCATGGCGCGCGGCGGAAAAGCAATCCCATGGTGGATGTTGACATACTGATCAGGCGCGCGGATACAGAGTATGTCGGCGAGTACCTTGAAAACAATGGTTACCTGTATCTGGGCGCCCGGAGCGGATCACACATGAATTTTTGCACCGATGAAACGAATCCCCGTTTCATAGAAATTCACTGGGACCTGGTGAATCGCAATAATCCGCTCCACAGGAGGTTGTTTTCACCCCTGCTCGATGCATTGTGGGAGCGGAGTATCACCATGAACGGGCAGCGGCTCCTGTGCGGCGAGGACATGATCTCGTATCTGGCCTGTCATGCGGTCAAGGAATATTTCCACAATCCGAAATGGCTCAGCGATATCGCATGGATTATCGAAAACCGTTTATATCTCTCCGACCCCGGACTTATGAAATTCGTAACCGGCGAATGGGGAATATCGAAGGCTCTGGGAATCATAGCGGAAGCGCTTGATTATCATCTCCGGACCACGTATCTCGAACAGGTGCTGGCATGCGGCGCTGTAAAACCCGATATGATGGGACGGTATGTGGCAAAGAGACTTCTGCGGTATGATCGCCTCAGATCGCTGAGGCCGGTGATTTTTTTTGCGGTTGCGAGTCCGCCGTTTGGAATGATGAGAGTGCTGGCCGGGTCTGTGCAGCGTGTTGTTCAGAAATCTTTCCCCCGATGA
- a CDS encoding radical SAM protein, whose amino-acid sequence MPDTYRAPDIYVLMNARSVPYGINLELTARCNLGCYHCYHVESSGPELDTAEIKRLFDDLARLGTMEMTITGGEPFLREDIGEIIVYAVETAGFSIKIFSNLTLLKPSLADVLASVPLNSVETTLLGPDAETHDMLARVPGAFTAVMNSIAVLKERGIRVSAKTVLMKHNYKKINAMYELAGRLGIPFRHDDSLFVESGRGRGPLAFQISDSEIHRNRRRMGISGSYKPTLCNAGRSIMSIGPDGSVYPCGAFPEKAGNIRETPVETIWRSSPLMKKLRTLHSGDYGVCTDCRYLMRCQGCLAMGIGLASGRINPCRLARRHFRHLT is encoded by the coding sequence ATGCCTGATACATACCGAGCTCCCGATATCTATGTTCTCATGAATGCGCGTTCCGTTCCGTACGGGATCAATCTTGAGCTGACCGCCCGTTGTAATCTCGGCTGTTATCATTGTTACCATGTTGAATCATCCGGTCCCGAGCTTGATACCGCGGAGATTAAACGGCTTTTCGATGACCTTGCCCGTCTCGGAACAATGGAGATGACGATAACCGGGGGCGAGCCTTTTCTCCGTGAGGACATCGGGGAAATTATCGTTTACGCCGTTGAAACCGCCGGTTTTTCAATCAAAATCTTTTCGAACCTGACACTGCTGAAACCATCGCTGGCGGATGTGCTTGCCTCGGTTCCGCTTAATTCCGTTGAAACGACTCTGCTCGGCCCGGACGCGGAGACACATGATATGCTGGCTCGGGTTCCGGGGGCATTCACTGCTGTCATGAACTCGATTGCCGTTTTGAAAGAACGGGGTATCCGCGTTTCGGCAAAAACTGTACTTATGAAGCACAATTACAAAAAAATCAATGCGATGTATGAATTGGCCGGCAGATTGGGAATCCCTTTCCGTCATGATGATTCCCTTTTTGTCGAATCCGGCCGGGGGAGAGGTCCCCTCGCGTTCCAGATATCCGACAGCGAGATACACCGTAACCGCAGAAGAATGGGTATCAGCGGTTCATATAAACCCACGCTGTGCAATGCCGGCCGCTCGATCATGAGCATCGGTCCCGACGGTTCCGTATACCCGTGCGGGGCCTTTCCTGAGAAAGCGGGAAATATCCGTGAAACGCCGGTTGAAACGATCTGGCGAAGCTCGCCGCTCATGAAAAAACTCCGTACACTGCACTCCGGAGATTACGGCGTGTGCACGGATTGCCGCTATCTCATGCGATGCCAGGGTTGTCTGGCGATGGGAATCGGTCTGGCTTCGGGCCGGATAAATCCATGCAGGCTGGCGCGCAGGCATTTCAGGCATCTTACATGA
- a CDS encoding PqqD family protein — protein sequence MPDRFQGIPHISKHITTRFIDDEAFLMNLENLKTYYFNETASRIWSLACQGKTVDEIVRFLTAHYDVSHEACLEEVSKITEAWVSEHLVDFVEDNA from the coding sequence ATGCCCGACCGGTTTCAAGGTATTCCACACATTTCAAAACATATTACGACCAGGTTCATCGATGATGAGGCATTCCTGATGAACCTGGAAAATCTCAAGACATACTATTTCAACGAAACCGCCTCGCGTATCTGGTCTCTCGCATGTCAGGGGAAAACCGTTGATGAGATTGTCCGTTTCCTTACAGCCCACTATGATGTTTCTCATGAGGCTTGTCTGGAAGAAGTATCGAAAATAACGGAAGCGTGGGTTTCAGAACATCTCGTTGATTTCGTCGAAGATAATGCCTGA
- a CDS encoding HD-GYP domain-containing protein, with the protein MVRLTDLVGSKNGQAKENIPRGTSDTPKKDEYSGGEGFLKASDLSNIYEIPSQSPEIDDVSEIYREYPQENGKSHFRNSDAERKSEFHEKPDSESVPETTDTVVSPDAVQDSHPRHSPEKVSREPGVYTQETGITTVSSVDEKMQFELADAIHIELLDILDDIYQEGKEDIVPGVERLIDPVMRLIEVCRNTNAILRKAVRLKKGRETFTTHSLNVAILSIKIGISRGYSPERLFSLGLCALLGDIGMTKVDPAILTKKGKLEPEEFQEIKNHILYSSNIAEKVTDRFPFLAPIIYQIHERENGSGYPEGLRGGNIHEFAKIIGLCDVYIAMTSPKAHREDFSGYETLQQILSRRGIDFHPSIIKSLIDVISVFPIESLVKLNNGEIGRVIDISSVHPTRPKLNILVSSDGERLKTGKIVDLEKEPLLYIEDPDIEEGVII; encoded by the coding sequence ATGGTAAGGCTTACTGATCTGGTCGGTTCGAAAAACGGACAAGCAAAAGAGAATATTCCCAGGGGAACTTCCGACACTCCGAAAAAAGATGAGTACAGCGGCGGTGAGGGGTTTTTAAAAGCTTCCGATCTCTCGAATATTTATGAAATACCTTCACAGTCGCCTGAAATCGACGATGTATCGGAAATATACCGCGAGTATCCTCAGGAAAACGGGAAATCCCATTTCCGGAATAGTGATGCGGAAAGAAAATCGGAATTCCATGAAAAGCCGGATTCCGAATCTGTTCCGGAAACGACCGATACGGTTGTATCGCCTGATGCCGTTCAGGACAGCCATCCAAGACATTCTCCGGAAAAAGTATCGCGTGAACCCGGAGTTTACACTCAAGAAACGGGGATTACAACGGTGTCATCAGTTGACGAAAAAATGCAGTTTGAACTTGCGGATGCAATCCATATTGAGCTTCTTGACATACTCGATGATATCTACCAGGAAGGTAAAGAGGATATTGTTCCAGGCGTGGAACGTTTGATCGATCCCGTTATGCGGCTTATCGAGGTATGCAGGAATACCAATGCGATTCTCCGGAAGGCTGTCCGCCTGAAAAAAGGCCGTGAAACGTTCACCACACACAGCCTGAATGTGGCCATCCTGTCAATAAAAATCGGTATCAGCCGCGGATACTCCCCGGAACGGTTATTCTCGCTCGGTTTATGCGCCCTTCTCGGGGATATCGGGATGACGAAGGTCGATCCGGCAATACTTACCAAAAAGGGGAAACTCGAACCCGAGGAATTCCAGGAAATCAAGAACCATATACTGTATTCCAGCAACATCGCTGAAAAAGTCACCGACAGGTTTCCCTTTCTTGCCCCGATCATATACCAGATTCATGAGCGTGAAAACGGAAGCGGATATCCCGAAGGCCTCAGGGGCGGGAATATCCATGAATTCGCCAAAATCATCGGTTTATGTGATGTCTATATCGCCATGACCTCACCGAAAGCTCATCGCGAGGATTTTTCCGGATATGAGACTCTGCAACAGATACTTTCACGCCGCGGTATCGATTTCCATCCGTCAATTATCAAATCGCTGATCGATGTGATCAGCGTCTTCCCGATTGAAAGCCTTGTGAAACTCAACAATGGTGAAATTGGCAGGGTCATAGACATTTCCTCGGTTCATCCGACCAGACCCAAATTGAACATCCTCGTGAGCAGTGACGGCGAACGTCTTAAAACCGGCAAAATTGTCGATCTTGAAAAAGAACCCCTTCTCTATATCGAAGACCCCGATATCGAAGAGGGCGTCATAATCTGA